In one window of Bradyrhizobium sp. AZCC 1721 DNA:
- a CDS encoding 3'-5' exonuclease yields the protein MQAAVAIPILLAALALAAFAVSGVALWQAVQGGGAVGAYMSIAFAVVAALVGLAWALLHVKLLKPLAALKRELLMQSQIRVDRPLAVDRGHLLDGLATAVEKILGALRAARGETQEAVDAATRRAEEQKSRLEAILLDLSEGVIVCNLEHRILLYNQAAARILNARDTLGLARSLFGVLTREPVLLTLELLLQRSEDAAGDEARSTGESTLDSTTRRFVCASVDLATLLQARLSLVREPSGRASGYVLTFADVGAELENVAQRDALLREVAMEWRRPLASLRAATEMLAGELEASERRVFQDVVGKEVEALNRSFTDVAQRYERLATGQWQLADIYSLDLFRAVRRHLADADGIQVTPVGVPVWIHADSHSLVLALEHLIRAVARHTAKAAFDIGAVVQDKYVYVEVVWDGAPLASAIIEVWLAEPLKGTIGNRTVREIVEQHGSELWSQVLPEGRTCLRLPLRKAVEPPARERRDRVVPMPELYDFDLFALPTEAIRDTPLRKLDLVVFDTETTGVRPDEGDELISIGAVRVVNGRILTGETFERLVNPSRDIPASTTRIHGITTDMVRDKPPAQVVLPQFKSFIGESVLVAYNAAFDMKFLENGAEQAGVKFDNPVLDALLLSVYLQPDVSDFSLTATAERLGVEVIRRHTAIGDAMTTAAIFVKLLDLLRARGIETLGQAARISSRMMEHRRQQAQLI from the coding sequence ATGCAGGCTGCCGTTGCGATACCAATCCTCCTCGCAGCATTGGCGCTTGCCGCCTTCGCTGTGTCCGGCGTTGCGCTGTGGCAGGCGGTGCAAGGTGGCGGAGCGGTCGGCGCTTACATGTCCATCGCATTTGCCGTCGTCGCCGCTTTGGTTGGACTGGCTTGGGCGCTGCTGCATGTCAAGCTCCTCAAGCCTCTGGCCGCTCTGAAGCGGGAACTGCTGATGCAGTCGCAGATACGCGTCGATCGACCGCTCGCGGTCGATCGCGGCCACTTGCTCGATGGGCTTGCAACGGCGGTCGAAAAAATACTCGGCGCGCTCCGAGCCGCGCGTGGCGAGACACAGGAGGCCGTAGATGCTGCCACGCGGCGTGCGGAGGAACAGAAGAGCCGGCTCGAGGCCATCCTGCTCGATCTCTCCGAAGGTGTGATCGTCTGCAATCTCGAGCACCGCATACTCCTCTACAACCAAGCCGCCGCCCGGATACTCAACGCGCGCGATACGCTTGGACTTGCCCGCTCATTGTTTGGCGTGCTGACGCGAGAGCCCGTGCTATTGACGCTTGAGCTGCTCCTGCAACGGTCAGAGGACGCAGCCGGCGATGAAGCCCGGTCCACCGGAGAATCGACGCTCGATTCCACGACGCGCCGCTTCGTCTGTGCGTCGGTCGACCTTGCGACTTTGCTGCAGGCGAGGCTCAGCCTGGTGCGCGAACCTTCGGGCCGTGCCTCAGGCTACGTGTTGACCTTTGCCGATGTCGGCGCCGAACTCGAAAACGTGGCCCAGCGCGATGCGCTTCTGCGCGAGGTCGCCATGGAATGGCGACGGCCGCTTGCAAGCTTGCGCGCCGCGACCGAGATGCTGGCGGGGGAGCTCGAAGCGAGCGAGCGCCGCGTCTTTCAAGACGTCGTTGGCAAGGAGGTCGAAGCGCTCAATCGGAGCTTTACCGACGTTGCGCAGCGTTACGAACGCCTTGCGACGGGTCAGTGGCAGTTGGCCGACATTTACTCGTTGGATCTGTTCCGCGCCGTCCGCAGGCATTTGGCAGACGCCGACGGCATCCAGGTCACGCCCGTGGGCGTGCCGGTCTGGATTCATGCCGACAGTCACTCGCTGGTGCTGGCGCTCGAGCATCTGATCCGCGCCGTTGCCAGGCACACGGCGAAAGCCGCCTTCGATATCGGCGCCGTGGTGCAAGACAAATACGTCTACGTCGAGGTGGTTTGGGACGGCGCGCCGCTCGCCTCGGCGATCATCGAAGTCTGGCTGGCCGAGCCGCTGAAGGGTACGATCGGCAACCGCACAGTCCGCGAGATCGTGGAGCAGCATGGCAGCGAGCTATGGAGCCAGGTGCTGCCGGAGGGGCGCACGTGCCTCAGATTGCCGCTGAGGAAGGCCGTAGAGCCGCCCGCCCGGGAACGCCGGGACCGCGTTGTGCCGATGCCGGAGCTATACGACTTCGACCTGTTTGCTCTTCCGACTGAGGCAATCAGGGACACGCCGTTGCGCAAGCTCGACCTGGTCGTATTCGACACCGAGACCACCGGCGTAAGGCCCGACGAGGGTGATGAGCTGATCTCGATCGGAGCAGTTCGTGTGGTTAATGGCCGCATTCTGACGGGCGAGACGTTCGAGCGACTGGTCAATCCGAGTCGCGATATCCCCGCCAGCACGACGCGAATTCACGGCATCACCACCGACATGGTACGCGACAAGCCCCCAGCACAAGTCGTCTTGCCGCAATTCAAGTCCTTCATCGGTGAATCCGTGCTCGTCGCTTACAACGCCGCCTTCGACATGAAATTCCTCGAGAACGGGGCCGAGCAGGCAGGCGTCAAATTTGACAACCCGGTGCTCGATGCTCTGCTTCTGTCCGTGTATCTGCAGCCGGATGTGTCCGATTTTTCGCTGACTGCCACTGCTGAACGACTGGGTGTCGAGGTCATTCGCAGGCACACCGCAATCGGCGACGCCATGACCACGGCCGCGATCTTCGTAAAGCTCCTGGATCTGTTGAGAGCCCGCGGGATCGAGACGCTCGGTCAGGCTGCCAGGATTTCCAGCCGGATGATGGAGCATCGCCGTCAGCAGGCGCAACTCATATGA
- a CDS encoding ABC transporter ATP-binding protein produces MSRLLEIDNLQTYFFSAAGVVKAVDGISVHVDQGETIAVVGESGCGKSVSALSILRLVADPPGRIIGGSIRFQNRDLLKLSDEEIREVRGKEIAMVFQEPMTSLNPVLTIGRQLTETMEQHLNMTHDQAITRAIELLGMVGISDPERRLRQYPHHFSGGMRQRVMIAMALCCEPKLIIADEPTTALDVTVQAQILELMKDLTQRLGVALIIITHNLGIVARYADRVNVMYAGRIIESGTARDIFHHPHHPYTLALLRSVPRMDRPRQARLDPVEGQPPDLSRLGAGCSFHPRCSFAVARCPSESPPFERIDGGDHLAACWEAAKVAGSLTRPS; encoded by the coding sequence GTGTCCAGGCTTCTCGAGATAGACAATTTGCAAACCTACTTCTTCTCTGCGGCAGGTGTGGTCAAGGCCGTCGACGGTATCAGCGTCCACGTCGATCAGGGCGAGACGATCGCCGTCGTGGGCGAATCCGGATGCGGCAAGTCCGTCAGCGCGCTCTCGATCCTGCGGCTTGTCGCCGATCCTCCCGGCAGAATCATCGGTGGCAGTATTCGCTTCCAGAACAGGGACCTTCTCAAGCTGAGCGACGAGGAAATCCGCGAGGTCCGAGGCAAGGAAATTGCCATGGTGTTTCAGGAGCCGATGACCTCACTCAATCCGGTCCTGACGATCGGCCGGCAGCTCACCGAGACCATGGAGCAGCACCTCAACATGACCCACGATCAGGCGATCACGCGCGCGATCGAGTTGTTGGGCATGGTGGGGATATCGGATCCGGAGCGTCGCCTGAGGCAGTACCCGCACCACTTCAGCGGCGGTATGCGCCAACGCGTGATGATCGCCATGGCGTTGTGCTGCGAGCCCAAGCTCATCATCGCCGACGAACCGACAACTGCGCTCGACGTGACGGTTCAGGCACAGATTCTCGAGCTGATGAAGGATCTGACCCAGCGTCTGGGCGTGGCGCTGATCATCATCACCCATAATCTCGGTATCGTCGCGCGCTACGCTGACAGGGTCAATGTCATGTACGCGGGCAGGATCATCGAGAGCGGGACTGCACGCGACATCTTTCATCATCCCCATCATCCCTACACGCTGGCGCTGCTGCGTTCGGTGCCGCGCATGGATCGGCCGCGCCAGGCCCGGCTTGATCCGGTGGAAGGACAGCCGCCCGACCTTTCGCGCCTCGGCGCCGGCTGCTCGTTCCACCCGCGCTGCAGCTTTGCCGTGGCGCGCTGCCCAAGCGAGTCGCCTCCGTTCGAGCGGATCGACGGCGGCGATCATCTCGCAGCATGTTGGGAGGCAGCCAAAGTAGCCGGATCGCTGACGAGGCCGTCATGA
- a CDS encoding response regulator transcription factor, with product MPQSVLVVDDEANILLSLEFLMKKAGYEVRLARDGEEALAEIAKARPDLVLLDVMMPKRNGFDVCEAIRANPEWRAVRVILLTAKGRDIEREKGLALGADDYITKPFSTREVVERVTAWIGPAK from the coding sequence ATGCCGCAAAGCGTGCTCGTGGTCGACGACGAGGCCAACATCCTGCTGTCCCTCGAGTTCCTGATGAAGAAGGCCGGCTACGAAGTTCGCCTCGCCCGCGATGGCGAGGAGGCGCTCGCGGAGATAGCCAAGGCGCGGCCGGATCTCGTGCTCCTCGACGTCATGATGCCGAAGCGCAACGGTTTCGACGTGTGCGAGGCCATCCGGGCCAATCCAGAGTGGCGGGCGGTGCGTGTCATCCTGCTGACAGCCAAGGGCCGCGACATCGAACGCGAAAAGGGCTTGGCGCTGGGCGCCGACGACTACATCACCAAACCGTTCTCGACGCGCGAGGTCGTTGAACGGGTCACCGCTTGGATCGGGCCGGCCAAGTAA
- a CDS encoding carbohydrate ABC transporter permease produces the protein MTRRPFKLVRIARAGGHASILVFFITFLAFPFYWMLMTTFKTTIDLHDVSKNPFLFNEPPTLEHLAVLFQDTQYLQWLINTGVVGIAVVLITLVLAVPAGYALARMTGPWAQTLGIAIFLTYLVPPTILFIPFARIIATLGLQDSLWSLVLVYPSFTVPFCTWLLMGFFKAIPRDLEDAAMIDGLSRLGAFLKVVMPISLAGVLTAVIFAFTLVTQEFVYGVTFITSASSYTVSVGVPTFLVRGDVYFWGSMMGACLIASVPIAIIYNLFVDRFVAGFTVGAVK, from the coding sequence ATGACGCGCCGCCCTTTCAAGCTGGTGCGCATCGCCAGGGCCGGCGGCCATGCCAGCATCCTGGTCTTCTTCATCACGTTCCTCGCATTTCCGTTCTATTGGATGCTGATGACGACGTTCAAGACCACGATCGATCTGCACGACGTCAGCAAGAACCCGTTCCTGTTCAACGAGCCGCCGACGCTCGAGCATCTCGCCGTGCTGTTTCAGGACACCCAGTATCTGCAATGGCTGATCAATACCGGCGTGGTGGGGATCGCGGTCGTTCTTATTACGCTTGTACTGGCGGTGCCGGCGGGCTACGCGCTGGCGCGCATGACCGGCCCCTGGGCGCAGACGCTCGGCATCGCTATCTTCCTCACCTATCTCGTGCCGCCAACCATCTTGTTCATCCCGTTCGCGCGCATCATCGCGACGCTTGGCCTGCAGGATTCGCTTTGGTCCTTGGTACTCGTCTATCCGAGCTTCACGGTGCCGTTCTGCACCTGGCTGCTTATGGGATTCTTCAAGGCGATCCCACGCGATCTTGAGGATGCGGCGATGATCGACGGGCTTTCGCGGCTCGGTGCGTTCCTCAAGGTGGTGATGCCGATCTCGCTCGCGGGCGTGCTGACCGCGGTTATCTTCGCTTTCACGCTGGTGACGCAGGAATTCGTCTACGGCGTCACCTTCATCACCTCCGCATCGAGCTACACTGTCAGCGTCGGCGTGCCGACCTTCCTGGTGCGCGGCGACGTCTATTTCTGGGGCTCGATGATGGGCGCCTGCTTGATCGCAAGCGTTCCCATCGCAATCATCTACAATCTCTTCGTCGACCGCTTCGTGGCCGGCTTTACGGTGGGGGCGGTGAAATAG
- a CDS encoding extracellular solute-binding protein produces the protein MERQKPHRGLSRRDAIKTATAAGVAATIGPFFHVTPARAAKTLKILQWSHFVPGYDRWFNNTYTKEWGKKNDTEVIVDNINLALLESRAAAEVSAQKGHDLFMLLMPPSVFEDQVVPMNDVYAECEKANGKAIELGIKSTYNPKTKRYFALSDSYVPDPVNYRTDLWGDIGMKPDTWDDIRVGGKKIKEKTRIPVGIGLSAEIDTGVAMRAIMYSFGAHEQDEAGNLTINSKNTLEALRFVKGLFEDCMTPEVLAWDASSNNRQMLAGRSSLVLNAISVTRTGENQKMAIHEKIAVAKAAKGPVRRMGLEHVMDCYVIWKFAENIPGAQKFLVDYIANFKEAFLASEFYNFPCFPQTVPDLKQLISSDKKAVPPDKYAVLEDVLDWATNIGYPGYSTAPISDTYQTWLLNTAFAEAATGAETPEDALKKLDTKMKAIWAKWKERGMI, from the coding sequence ATGGAACGCCAGAAGCCTCATCGTGGGCTATCGCGCCGCGATGCGATCAAGACGGCGACTGCCGCGGGCGTCGCCGCAACTATCGGCCCGTTCTTCCATGTCACGCCTGCACGGGCCGCCAAGACACTGAAAATCCTGCAATGGAGCCACTTCGTCCCCGGTTACGACCGGTGGTTCAACAACACCTACACCAAGGAATGGGGCAAGAAGAACGACACCGAGGTGATCGTCGACAACATTAATCTTGCTCTTCTCGAGTCGCGCGCCGCAGCAGAGGTATCCGCCCAGAAGGGCCACGACCTCTTCATGCTCCTCATGCCGCCTTCGGTGTTCGAGGATCAGGTTGTACCCATGAACGACGTCTATGCTGAATGCGAAAAGGCGAATGGCAAGGCGATCGAACTCGGCATCAAGAGCACATACAACCCAAAGACCAAGAGATACTTCGCCCTCTCCGACAGCTACGTGCCGGACCCGGTGAACTACCGCACCGATCTCTGGGGTGACATTGGCATGAAGCCGGACACCTGGGACGACATTCGTGTCGGCGGCAAGAAGATCAAGGAGAAGACCCGTATTCCGGTCGGCATCGGTCTCTCCGCCGAGATCGACACCGGCGTGGCCATGCGCGCGATCATGTATTCATTCGGCGCGCATGAGCAGGACGAGGCCGGCAACCTCACCATCAATTCCAAGAACACGCTGGAGGCCCTGCGCTTCGTTAAGGGACTCTTTGAGGACTGCATGACGCCAGAAGTTCTGGCTTGGGATGCCTCCTCCAACAACCGGCAGATGCTCGCCGGACGCTCCTCGCTGGTGCTCAACGCCATCTCGGTGACGCGCACCGGAGAGAATCAGAAGATGGCGATTCACGAGAAGATCGCCGTTGCCAAGGCCGCCAAGGGTCCTGTGCGCCGCATGGGCCTCGAGCATGTGATGGACTGCTACGTGATCTGGAAGTTCGCGGAGAATATCCCAGGCGCGCAGAAATTCCTGGTCGACTACATTGCCAACTTCAAGGAAGCCTTCCTGGCCAGCGAGTTCTACAACTTCCCGTGCTTCCCTCAGACCGTGCCAGATCTCAAGCAGCTCATCTCCAGCGACAAGAAGGCGGTGCCGCCGGACAAGTACGCGGTGCTCGAGGACGTGCTCGATTGGGCGACCAACATTGGCTATCCCGGCTACTCCACTGCGCCCATTTCCGACACGTACCAGACCTGGCTGCTCAACACCGCCTTCGCCGAGGCGGCGACCGGCGCGGAGACGCCCGAAGACGCCTTGAAGAAGCTCGATACCAAGATGAAAGCGATCTGGGCAAAGTGGAAAGAGCGCGGGATGATCTGA
- a CDS encoding ATP-binding protein yields the protein MTIIAVVGIMPYISLQLKAISTSFAVLQHYPDIVMPAKLGSTPVLQDTALYVAVIMAAFAILFGTRHIDASERHEGMVAAIAFESVVKLFAFLAVGLFVTFGIYGGFGEVFSRAATDPALARLFTLEAAGGYTSWISLTLVSMAAIVLLPRQFQVLVVENVDERHIKKAIWLFPVYMLLINIFVLPIAFGGLLHFPGNTVDTDTFVLTVPMAEHFWTIALFAFIGGLSAATGMIIVETIALATMVSNDLVMPLLLRFGRLHLSERKDLSGLMLAIRRSAIIFVILLGYAYVRLIGESYALVSIGLMSFVAAAQFAPAILGGILWKGATRLGAMAGMSAGFLVWIYTLLLPSFARSGWISESFVQDGPWGLALFSPYALLGLSGLDPIAHALFWTMVINIGLYAAVSLMTTQTMIERSQAVQFVDIFKQPSEGARIWRGRATIGDLRRLSNRFIGETLTDQAFQRFERDRERRLDDAHAADADIVHYAERQLAGAIGAASARIMIASVLREEMHDIDEVMQILDEASQLVVYSRQLEEKSQQLEAATAELRAANERLKELDKMKDDFVSTISHEFRTPLTSIRSFSEIVHDNPDIPVEQRKMFLGTIVQETERLTRLVNDILDLAKMQAGQTDWQLARIEPRKVIDNALAATAGLFAKNPRIKLECRVAEDLPRILVDADRITQVLVNLISNAVKFCDKDNGLITIVGRAEEAGSVLISVHDNGVGIAREDHKKIFERFRQAGDTLIGKPQGTGLGLPISLHILERFGGTIWVESELGKGATFFVRIPSAASSAELSHPATAAREVT from the coding sequence GTGACCATCATCGCGGTCGTCGGCATCATGCCGTACATCTCGCTGCAGCTGAAGGCGATCTCGACGAGCTTCGCCGTGCTCCAGCACTACCCGGACATCGTGATGCCGGCCAAGCTTGGCTCGACTCCGGTCCTGCAGGACACAGCGCTCTACGTCGCGGTGATCATGGCCGCATTTGCCATCCTGTTTGGCACGCGGCACATCGACGCCAGCGAGCGTCATGAAGGCATGGTGGCGGCGATTGCCTTCGAGTCGGTGGTCAAGCTGTTCGCTTTCCTGGCGGTTGGGCTATTCGTCACCTTCGGCATCTATGGCGGCTTCGGCGAAGTGTTCTCGCGCGCGGCCACCGACCCAGCCCTCGCGCGTCTCTTTACGCTCGAGGCAGCCGGCGGGTACACGAGCTGGATTTCGCTGACGCTGGTCTCGATGGCAGCCATTGTCTTGCTGCCGCGCCAGTTTCAGGTGCTGGTGGTCGAGAATGTGGATGAGCGCCACATCAAGAAGGCCATCTGGCTGTTCCCGGTCTACATGTTGCTCATCAACATTTTCGTCTTGCCGATCGCTTTTGGCGGGCTCCTCCACTTTCCCGGAAATACGGTCGATACCGACACCTTCGTGTTGACCGTGCCGATGGCCGAGCATTTTTGGACCATCGCGTTGTTCGCATTCATCGGCGGCCTCTCCGCGGCAACGGGCATGATCATTGTCGAAACCATTGCCCTGGCCACCATGGTGTCGAACGATCTCGTCATGCCCCTGCTGTTGCGCTTCGGCCGACTGCATCTCTCGGAGCGCAAGGATCTGTCTGGCCTCATGCTCGCCATCCGCCGCAGCGCCATCATCTTCGTGATCCTGCTCGGCTATGCGTATGTCCGGTTGATCGGCGAATCCTACGCGCTCGTCTCCATCGGGCTGATGTCATTCGTCGCTGCCGCACAGTTCGCGCCCGCTATCCTCGGCGGCATCCTGTGGAAGGGAGCGACCCGCCTCGGCGCTATGGCTGGAATGAGCGCCGGGTTCCTGGTGTGGATCTACACCCTGCTGCTGCCTTCGTTCGCACGATCGGGGTGGATCTCGGAGAGCTTCGTGCAGGACGGCCCATGGGGGCTTGCACTGTTCAGTCCCTATGCGTTGCTCGGGCTTTCCGGCCTCGATCCCATCGCGCACGCCCTGTTCTGGACCATGGTGATCAATATCGGACTTTATGCCGCTGTATCGCTTATGACGACGCAGACCATGATCGAGCGCAGCCAGGCCGTACAGTTCGTGGACATCTTCAAGCAGCCGTCCGAGGGCGCGCGCATTTGGCGCGGCAGGGCCACTATTGGCGACCTCCGTCGCCTCTCCAATCGCTTCATCGGTGAGACCTTGACGGATCAAGCCTTCCAGCGCTTCGAGCGCGACCGAGAGCGCCGGCTCGACGATGCGCATGCGGCGGACGCGGACATCGTGCATTACGCGGAGCGGCAACTCGCCGGCGCCATTGGCGCGGCCTCCGCGCGGATTATGATCGCCTCAGTGTTGAGGGAGGAGATGCACGACATCGATGAGGTCATGCAGATCCTCGATGAGGCTTCTCAACTCGTTGTCTACAGCCGTCAACTGGAGGAGAAGTCGCAGCAGCTCGAGGCGGCGACGGCCGAGCTCAGGGCCGCTAACGAGCGGCTCAAGGAGCTCGACAAGATGAAAGACGACTTCGTCTCGACGATCAGCCATGAGTTCAGGACACCGCTCACCTCGATCCGCTCCTTCAGTGAGATCGTGCACGACAATCCGGACATTCCCGTCGAGCAGCGCAAGATGTTTCTCGGTACTATCGTTCAGGAAACCGAGCGGCTGACCAGGCTTGTCAACGACATCCTCGATCTCGCCAAGATGCAGGCGGGCCAGACGGACTGGCAACTGGCTAGGATCGAGCCAAGGAAGGTGATCGACAACGCGCTCGCCGCAACGGCCGGCCTGTTCGCCAAGAACCCCCGCATCAAGCTTGAGTGCCGCGTGGCCGAGGATCTGCCGAGGATTCTCGTTGACGCCGATCGGATCACGCAAGTGCTCGTCAATCTGATTTCGAATGCGGTCAAGTTCTGCGACAAGGACAATGGTTTGATAACCATTGTGGGGCGAGCAGAAGAAGCGGGGTCCGTCCTGATCAGCGTGCATGACAATGGTGTCGGCATCGCCAGGGAGGATCACAAGAAGATTTTCGAGCGGTTCCGCCAGGCGGGCGACACATTGATCGGCAAGCCGCAGGGCACCGGTCTGGGGCTGCCGATCAGTTTGCATATCCTTGAGCGCTTCGGGGGCACCATCTGGGTCGAGAGCGAACTCGGCAAGGGTGCGACTTTTTTCGTCCGCATCCCTTCGGCCGCCTCTTCGGCCGAGCTCTCCCACCCGGCCACGGCCGCTCGCGAAGTCACTTGA
- a CDS encoding carbohydrate ABC transporter permease — protein sequence MTTATANAFTAKAGWRTRLADNERLLWPLMLAPAILYIVLLVGFPFFLSLFYSVSDVTVGSRSMNFVGLENFRRVVVSNTFWAALKNTLIFTIVSQFFVLVFANILAMALCADFRGKWLVRLLILLPWVAPISLGAIGWLWIYDSIYSVINWTGQALRILGPNDWPIWLGQPNLAMASIIVVQIWRIVPLATVILLAGLTSIPQDIHDAAAVDGAGFWRRTLQITFPLLLPITLVAVLFGIIFTFTDMIVVFLLTRGGPYDQTQVLATWAFFTGIQGGDLAGGAAVSLFLFPVLMAVAIVFLLLARRSEVT from the coding sequence ATGACGACGGCAACCGCTAACGCCTTCACTGCGAAAGCGGGCTGGCGCACGCGGCTTGCCGACAACGAGCGCCTGTTGTGGCCGCTGATGCTCGCGCCAGCGATCCTCTACATCGTATTGCTGGTCGGCTTTCCGTTTTTTCTCTCGCTGTTCTACAGCGTCTCCGATGTCACCGTCGGCAGCCGCAGCATGAACTTCGTGGGCCTCGAGAATTTCCGCCGTGTGGTGGTATCCAACACGTTCTGGGCTGCGCTCAAGAACACCCTCATCTTCACGATCGTCTCGCAATTCTTCGTGCTTGTTTTCGCCAATATCCTTGCGATGGCGCTGTGTGCCGATTTCCGCGGCAAGTGGCTGGTGCGCCTGCTTATCCTGTTGCCTTGGGTCGCTCCGATTTCGCTTGGTGCAATCGGCTGGTTATGGATCTACGATTCGATCTATTCGGTGATCAACTGGACCGGGCAGGCCTTGCGCATTCTCGGACCGAACGATTGGCCGATCTGGCTTGGCCAGCCCAATCTCGCCATGGCCTCGATCATCGTTGTGCAGATCTGGCGCATCGTGCCGCTCGCCACCGTGATCCTGCTTGCAGGGCTCACCTCGATTCCCCAGGACATTCATGACGCCGCCGCTGTCGACGGCGCCGGTTTCTGGCGCCGCACCTTGCAGATCACATTCCCGCTGCTGCTGCCGATCACGCTCGTCGCCGTGCTGTTCGGGATCATCTTCACCTTCACCGACATGATCGTGGTGTTCTTGCTCACCCGCGGCGGCCCCTACGACCAGACCCAAGTGCTCGCAACCTGGGCCTTCTTCACAGGCATCCAGGGCGGCGATCTTGCGGGAGGTGCGGCGGTGTCGCTGTTCCTGTTCCCGGTATTGATGGCGGTGGCGATCGTGTTCCTGTTGCTTGCGCGGCGTTCGGAGGTGACGTGA
- a CDS encoding ABC transporter ATP-binding protein: MATVEARHISKHFDEVRAVDGIDLLAREGEFLVLLGPSGCGKTTLMRLIAGLEQPTAGDIVIDGRVVTDLPPRARNVAMVFQSYALYPHLTVAKNISFPLRAIGMQRDAIRKKVEWAARMFGIERFLDRKPRQLSGGERQRVALARAVVREPVVFLLDEPLSNLDAKLRNSARDELKQFQRDLATTTIYVTHDQAEAMGLGDRIAVLNQGKVIQIGTPQEIYGKPMDTFVATFIGSPPMNLVEEGASYVGFRPEAFLPREVGNSDDSIGFPFRVTRVEYLGADRLVYGVLEGRTAEAHVISKMPNNIRAEVVAGEWYDFVVRRREIHRFDRNSGRHIDGIGR, encoded by the coding sequence ATGGCGACGGTCGAAGCACGGCACATATCGAAGCATTTCGACGAGGTGCGCGCGGTCGACGGCATCGACCTCCTCGCGCGCGAAGGCGAATTCCTCGTCCTGCTCGGCCCCTCCGGCTGCGGCAAGACCACGTTGATGCGGCTCATCGCCGGACTCGAACAGCCGACTGCGGGCGACATCGTCATCGACGGCCGCGTCGTCACTGACTTGCCGCCGCGCGCGCGCAATGTCGCGATGGTGTTCCAGAGCTACGCGCTGTATCCGCATCTCACAGTCGCGAAGAACATCTCGTTTCCGCTGCGCGCGATCGGCATGCAAAGGGACGCGATCCGCAAGAAGGTGGAATGGGCCGCGCGCATGTTCGGAATCGAGCGCTTCCTCGATCGCAAGCCACGCCAGCTCTCCGGCGGCGAACGTCAGCGCGTGGCGCTCGCACGCGCGGTGGTGCGTGAACCGGTGGTGTTCCTGCTCGACGAGCCTCTGTCCAATCTCGACGCCAAGTTGCGGAATTCCGCCCGCGACGAGCTCAAGCAGTTCCAGCGCGACCTCGCCACCACCACCATTTACGTCACCCATGATCAGGCCGAAGCCATGGGGCTCGGCGATCGCATTGCAGTGCTGAACCAGGGCAAGGTGATCCAGATCGGCACGCCGCAGGAGATTTACGGCAAGCCGATGGACACCTTCGTCGCCACCTTCATCGGCTCGCCGCCGATGAATCTGGTGGAGGAGGGCGCCTCCTATGTCGGCTTTCGGCCGGAGGCGTTTCTGCCGCGCGAGGTAGGCAATTCGGACGACAGCATCGGCTTTCCCTTCCGCGTCACCCGCGTCGAATATCTGGGCGCCGATCGGCTGGTCTACGGCGTGCTCGAAGGCAGGACGGCCGAGGCGCATGTGATCTCGAAGATGCCGAACAACATCCGCGCCGAAGTCGTCGCAGGCGAGTGGTACGATTTCGTGGTGCGCAGGCGCGAGATCCATCGCTTCGACCGGAACAGCGGCCGGCACATCGACGGGATCGGGCGATGA